A part of Actinobaculum sp. 313 genomic DNA contains:
- the tsaD gene encoding tRNA (adenosine(37)-N6)-threonylcarbamoyltransferase complex transferase subunit TsaD, with protein MSSSTVLGIETSCDETGVAVVRDGELLADVTATSMDEYARYGGIIPEIASRAHLETVIPTLDAALDEAGLALDDIDAIAVTAGPGLIGSLTVGVSAAKALALSLGKPLYGVNHIIGHLCVDELVEGPFPERFIGLVVSGGHTSLLRVANIATDVVELGGTLDDAAGEAFDKVGRLLGLPYPGGPHIDRLAREGDRTAIRFPRGLSRGKDKARHPYDFSFSGLKTAVARYVEDLEARGEELPKADIAAGFSEAVADVLVEKAMAACQVNDCDTLVIGGGFSANSRLRELAAERAEKYGIAVRVPPIRYCTDNGAMIAALGWELVRNGVEPSSLDITVETAMDLNKIRM; from the coding sequence GTGAGTAGTTCTACCGTGCTGGGCATTGAAACGTCGTGTGATGAAACGGGTGTCGCCGTCGTACGAGACGGCGAGCTGCTGGCGGATGTGACCGCTACGTCCATGGACGAATATGCGCGCTACGGCGGTATCATCCCGGAGATTGCCTCGCGGGCACATTTGGAGACGGTGATCCCGACGCTCGATGCTGCATTGGATGAGGCAGGTTTAGCGCTCGATGATATTGATGCGATTGCGGTGACCGCCGGGCCGGGGCTGATCGGGTCTTTGACTGTGGGAGTGTCCGCTGCCAAGGCGTTGGCGCTTTCGCTGGGGAAACCGCTATACGGCGTCAACCACATTATTGGACATCTGTGCGTGGACGAATTGGTCGAGGGGCCGTTCCCGGAGCGATTCATTGGCTTGGTGGTTTCTGGGGGCCATACCTCGTTGTTGCGGGTCGCGAATATTGCTACCGACGTGGTGGAACTGGGAGGAACACTCGACGACGCCGCCGGTGAGGCTTTTGACAAGGTGGGGCGATTGCTCGGTCTGCCCTATCCGGGAGGTCCGCATATCGACCGCTTGGCGCGTGAGGGGGACCGGACAGCCATTCGCTTCCCACGCGGCCTTTCCCGGGGCAAGGACAAGGCCCGTCACCCCTACGATTTTTCGTTCTCCGGGCTGAAGACGGCCGTCGCCCGCTATGTGGAAGACCTTGAGGCGCGCGGCGAGGAACTGCCTAAGGCCGATATCGCAGCCGGATTTTCCGAGGCGGTAGCCGATGTACTGGTAGAGAAGGCAATGGCAGCTTGCCAAGTCAATGATTGCGACACCCTGGTGATTGGCGGCGGTTTCTCGGCCAACTCTCGTCTGCGGGAGCTGGCGGCGGAGCGCGCCGAGAAGTATGGCATCGCGGTGCGTGTGCCGCCGATTCGTTATTGCACCGATAATGGTGCAATGATCGCAGCCCTGGGTTGGGAGCTGGTACGCAATGGGGTGGAACCATCATCTTTGGACATCACGGTTGAGACGGCCATGGATCTCAATAAGATACGAATGTAG
- a CDS encoding serine hydrolase domain-containing protein, whose translation MARDFQGELITRALAALLTDWRIMDDSHIVDPASVGVSADRLARIDTLVAKHIDENAYQGMVVLMARHGRICYFKAFGKADEGVPMATDSIFRLASMSKIPTAVAVMQLWEKGLLDLQEPIANYLPEFGHPHVAVVEKDLSYRLVPATKPITFHHLLSMTAGLTNSWWDERFDLPVYHVVPKIYGQLGVRDDMNAPDTTLEENIKRVAQAPLIAEPGEMFDYSNSSVDTLARLVEVISGQDFDSYLRQNIFAPLGMDETWFFIPEDQKHRLAECYWPGRDERQYENVQVGPYKLGPEGAHSPYRTYFSGAAGLHGTTHDYYKLAQMLLNRGEFNGVRILSPTAVDMMTTNQIGEKYWWQGFKNKWGYQLEIQEGIGAPDGSPAFLGGPGAYSWQGYFSTKFVNNPAKDTVILTMTASDADGALPHNLRLIAVATAAVVD comes from the coding sequence ATGGCGCGAGATTTTCAGGGAGAATTGATCACACGGGCACTTGCCGCCCTACTAACCGATTGGAGAATCATGGACGATTCACACATTGTTGATCCGGCGAGTGTAGGCGTTAGCGCTGATCGCCTCGCTCGCATTGATACGCTCGTCGCCAAACATATCGACGAGAATGCATACCAAGGCATGGTGGTCCTCATGGCCCGCCACGGCAGAATCTGCTACTTCAAGGCGTTTGGAAAGGCCGACGAAGGCGTGCCCATGGCAACCGACTCGATCTTCCGCCTCGCCTCCATGTCGAAAATCCCAACCGCCGTTGCAGTGATGCAACTGTGGGAAAAGGGACTACTCGACCTCCAGGAACCCATTGCAAACTACCTGCCCGAGTTCGGGCACCCGCACGTCGCCGTCGTCGAAAAAGATCTCAGTTACCGGTTGGTTCCAGCAACAAAACCGATCACCTTCCACCACCTGCTGTCCATGACCGCGGGACTAACTAACTCCTGGTGGGATGAACGCTTCGATCTTCCCGTCTATCACGTGGTACCGAAGATCTACGGTCAGCTTGGAGTACGGGACGACATGAATGCTCCCGATACAACTCTTGAGGAGAACATCAAGCGCGTCGCACAAGCTCCGCTAATCGCTGAGCCTGGCGAGATGTTTGATTATTCCAACTCGTCTGTGGATACCCTGGCCCGGCTAGTAGAAGTCATTTCCGGTCAGGACTTTGATTCGTATCTGCGCCAGAACATTTTCGCCCCGCTCGGCATGGATGAAACCTGGTTCTTCATCCCCGAAGACCAGAAGCATCGCTTGGCAGAATGCTACTGGCCCGGCAGAGACGAACGGCAGTATGAGAATGTACAAGTCGGCCCGTACAAGCTTGGCCCCGAGGGCGCGCATTCGCCCTACCGAACATACTTCTCTGGCGCAGCCGGCCTGCATGGCACAACCCATGACTACTACAAGCTGGCTCAGATGCTTCTCAACCGCGGCGAATTCAATGGCGTGCGAATCCTCTCGCCCACTGCAGTCGACATGATGACCACCAACCAGATCGGCGAGAAGTACTGGTGGCAGGGCTTCAAGAATAAGTGGGGATACCAGTTGGAGATTCAAGAGGGCATCGGTGCACCCGATGGATCGCCGGCCTTCTTAGGCGGACCCGGCGCGTACTCGTGGCAGGGCTATTTCTCCACCAAGTTCGTCAACAACCCGGCAAAGGACACCGTTATCCTCACGATGACCGCTTCCGACGCCGACGGCGCACTGCCGCACAACCTTCGCCTCATCGCGGTAGCCACAGCTGCCGTTGTTGACTAG
- a CDS encoding class I SAM-dependent methyltransferase, which translates to MDVSEVTALLSPEGRALLESLPPYRGDDALALAGRLRREGHAPELVAVVLTQARLRQRARAKFGNLAETLFFTQAGYEQSSRWSVAQTHAAQFARAGARHVVDIGCGIGADSLAFCDADLQVTAIESDPATALIARANLPAATVLCEDGVTAMVPDTDAVWLDPARRTSTGRRIKDPQSWSPTYGQALDIAASYRYSGIKVAPGIPHSILPAQAHVVWTSEGGELLEAVVWQGTGTPGRYAVVDRVTFNSGATSADEPVIPSEPSALGPLLLEPNAALIRAGAIARLCSTYDVAPVSDGIAYLTGEKPLPGCDSFAIREVLRNDAKDIKRALDAHGIGALEIKKRGTDTDVELLRKRIGKHTGRPGVLILTPVLGRHRAILAERVLGEGS; encoded by the coding sequence GTGGATGTTTCCGAGGTCACCGCGCTGCTCAGCCCGGAAGGCCGAGCCCTGTTAGAGTCACTGCCCCCTTACCGCGGCGACGACGCACTCGCCCTCGCCGGTCGTCTGCGCCGCGAGGGCCACGCGCCCGAACTCGTCGCCGTTGTTTTGACGCAGGCACGCCTGCGCCAACGTGCACGAGCCAAGTTCGGTAATCTTGCCGAAACCCTATTCTTCACGCAGGCCGGCTATGAGCAGTCAAGCCGGTGGAGCGTCGCCCAAACACACGCCGCGCAATTCGCACGTGCTGGGGCACGGCATGTCGTTGACATCGGCTGCGGGATAGGAGCGGATTCCCTCGCCTTTTGTGATGCCGACCTGCAAGTCACGGCAATCGAATCCGATCCCGCCACCGCACTTATTGCCCGGGCAAATCTTCCCGCCGCCACGGTGCTGTGCGAAGACGGTGTGACCGCAATGGTTCCAGACACCGACGCGGTGTGGTTAGACCCGGCACGCCGCACATCGACCGGCAGGCGCATAAAGGATCCACAGAGCTGGTCACCCACTTACGGGCAGGCGCTTGACATTGCTGCCTCCTACCGCTACTCCGGCATCAAGGTCGCTCCCGGCATTCCACACAGTATCCTCCCCGCGCAGGCACACGTGGTCTGGACCAGTGAAGGCGGTGAATTACTGGAGGCAGTCGTGTGGCAAGGCACAGGAACGCCCGGACGCTACGCCGTCGTCGATAGAGTCACTTTCAACTCCGGTGCCACATCTGCCGACGAACCGGTTATCCCTTCCGAACCTTCCGCCCTCGGTCCGCTACTTCTTGAGCCGAACGCCGCGCTTATCCGCGCCGGCGCAATCGCGCGATTGTGCAGCACATACGACGTCGCCCCAGTATCCGACGGAATCGCCTACCTGACCGGCGAGAAGCCACTGCCCGGATGTGATTCTTTTGCGATCCGGGAAGTTCTCCGCAATGATGCCAAGGACATCAAGCGGGCGCTGGACGCCCACGGAATCGGAGCGCTGGAGATTAAGAAACGCGGCACCGACACCGACGTCGAGCTGTTACGGAAGAGAATCGGCAAGCACACCGGACGCCCCGGCGTACTCATCCTCACCCCGGTTCTGGGACGCCACCGCGCGATCCTGGCCGAGCGTGTTCTCGGCGAAGGCAGCTAG
- the groES gene encoding co-chaperone GroES, producing MSVSIKPLEDRIVIQQLEAETTTASGLVLPDTAKEKPQEGKVLAVGPGRIDDKGNRVPVDVKEGDVVIYSKYGGTEIKYGADEYIILSSRDVLAVVEK from the coding sequence GTGTCGGTCTCCATCAAACCGCTTGAGGATCGCATCGTGATCCAGCAGCTGGAAGCAGAAACCACCACGGCCTCCGGCCTTGTCCTTCCGGACACGGCCAAGGAGAAGCCGCAGGAGGGGAAGGTCCTTGCCGTTGGGCCGGGACGCATTGACGACAAGGGCAACCGTGTTCCGGTTGACGTCAAGGAGGGTGACGTGGTCATTTACTCCAAGTACGGCGGTACCGAGATCAAGTACGGTGCGGATGAGTACATCATCCTGTCCTCGCGCGACGTGCTGGCGGTCGTCGAGAAGTAA